The Apium graveolens cultivar Ventura unplaced genomic scaffold, ASM990537v1 ctg4898, whole genome shotgun sequence sequence AAGTAgttataattaaattaatcaaataataacAATTAACAAGTAACAACGTTATAACTCGCACAGCCCAACTAACATTATCGTTTATAATCGGAGTTGATTTGATTACATGTGCCCTACGTAGATTTCGTTATTGCCAAACAGTACTTTGTAAAATCATATGTAATTAAAAGATAATGAACCTGGAAAAACCACTGCGAAGGAAGATGAAAATCAAACGGGAGGGAGGTGATTGGAACTGGGTTAATTTCAAATATGAGAGGCTAGGCACCTTCTGTTTTGTTTGTGGCATCGTAGGACACTCTGAGAGGGACTGTGGAATAGTATATGCAAACCATGATAAGGATTTTCCTCGAGCATACGGGGTAGAGTTACGAGCACCGAACAAGAATACAAGAAATCAAAATATGGGGGCGAAGTGGTTGAGAAATGGAGTAGATGGAGGTCAGGCATGGGGGGAGGAAAAAGGAAAACAAGAACGTTCAACCACCGTGCACGGCGAAGACGGAAGGGATGAGAGAATCATGGAGGAAGATGCTAATCTTAACGAAAATTCAGGAGAGACAGGAGGGATAAGGATTGTGTCACGCGATCAGGGGGTATTTCAAAAATTAACAGCTTTGCAGATCAAACAGAGGATATTGCGGGGGAAATAACTAGAGGAAAAGAAACAattgttgtggaccccaaacgTAGGAGGCTGGATAGTATAGACAATATGGAAAGTGATGAGGAGACTGTGTTGCATGGGCTGAACCCAAATAACATTCCAAAAAACTTGCGAGAGGCGAGTCCTGTTATTCAGGCCCGCCTAGACCAATTAGTCTTTTTGCGTGGAACTGCCGTGGACTGGGTAAAGCACGGACAGTTCGTTTTTTAAAAGAGATTACCCAACAAATAAAGCCCAGTTTTTTATTCTTATCTGAGACATTAGCAAATAAAAATAGAATAGAGGAGGTTCGAAAGGAAGTAGGGTTTGCAGGTTGTATTACAGTGGAGGCTCGGGGACATAGTGGAGGATTGGCACTCATGTGGAAGAATGAAGGAGGGTGTACGATAAAAGAAATACATAACCATTTTATTGATTTTGAGGTCGAGAATGAGCAAATTGGGCGATGGAGGTACACTGGTTTTTACGGGTGCCCGGAAAGAGCTCGACGACGAGAATCATGAGAATTGATTAGAAATCTTGCAGGAAGGTCAGATTTGCCGTGGTGCATCATTGGTGACTTCAATGACTTGCTGTTCACTGATGAAAAACAAGGAGGACGTCCCCATCCTAGTAACTTGTTGTATGGGTTTGGTGAAACGATTAGAGAGTGTAACTTGGTGGATTTGGGGTATGTTGGTGGGAAGTATACATGGGACAAATCTAGGGGAACAAGTAAATGGATACAGGAGAGGTTGGATCGTGGACTGGCAACCCAAGAATGGCGAGAATTGTTTCCGTTAGCAGAAGTGCATGTGCTGGAAGTTGCTCCTTCTGACCATCTACCATTACATTTGCAGTTAAACAAAAAAGTCTATGTCCCCAGGAGTAAGAGATTTAAGTTTGAGAACGTATGGTTAAAAGAAAAGGATTGCTTCAATCTTGTTAAGGATAGCTGGGACCGTACAGGAGGTAGAGAAATTCTGGAGAAAATAAATTTTTGCTGTCTAAAATTGGAAGAGTGGGGAGGTGGTATTAACCAAGAGTACAAGAGGAAAATGATAAACTGTCGACAGGAATTACGAATATTGAGATCTCGGAGGGATAGACATGGTGCTCAGCGTTATAATGAGGTTAGAGA is a genomic window containing:
- the LOC141702349 gene encoding uncharacterized protein LOC141702349; its protein translation is MESDEETVLHGLNPNNIPKNLREASPVIQARLDQLVFLRGTAVDWVKHGQIEEVRKEVGFAGCITVEARGHSGGLALMWKNEGGCTIKEIHNHFIDFEVENEQIGRWRYTGRSDLPWCIIGDFNDLLFTDEKQGGRPHPSNLLYGFGETIRECNLVDLGYVGGKYTWDKSRGTSKWIQERLDRGLATQEWRELFPLAEVHVLEVAPSDHLPLHLQLNKKVYVPRSKRFKFENVWLKEKDCFNLVKDSWDRTGGREILEKINFCCLKLEEWGGGINQEYKRKMINCRQELRILRSRRDRHGAQRYNEVREEYLNLLERQEMYWKQRAKQFWLQEGDRNTRFFHRYASARKNKNSIKRLRDANGDWCDTEEGIQGVVTTYFDQLFKSTEGGGKLSPRETVNQVTGEENEDLLAPVTKEE